A genomic segment from Bacillus cereus G9842 encodes:
- a CDS encoding SpaA isopeptide-forming pilin-related protein has product MKKLFNVCLIVFVLFSQLASFPYNQVKAETLTGDSLFDTVEMKDATNHIIDEAKNPNNLIKIGSTIQVEYAWSIKDQQVAHANDTAVVQIPLALKVSKDLQGDLVTDQKNIGQYFITAKDNKLKLIFNDQVENLKDAKGKIKVDTVFNSTLKTGEKSVQIAFPLGTIVQPISVPVQVEDSKEDGTKQDTNKQVQDPVAKPVTDNPEQNPATKPVTDNPEQNPATKPVTDNLEQNPATKPVTDNPEQNPAAKIATGNPEHKLASSPVENTNSGPKQITTNILTGVKLTDKDGKPFTEDNRPSTDSPANIEFTWELLKSMNVKSGDYYIFDLPKHFKIYNTINSPLYDSENNQIGNFTVTKDGKVTMTFNDYVEEHPDVAGNLQLKTEFNKAEIKGTTTQEIPFPIKDKDVSITVDFKPNVQTATNKKGVPDRPINTNEINWKVEMNKTKETLKNAVFKDNIPQGTSLNKDSIKVYYLEVDVNGNVMRGAEAEPTDYNIISSDGSKLEIAFKDSINKAYQIEYATKITDENIKSFRNNVTITSDNQKQQNASSTVTVSRGTHLNKTSKYDPKTQTIEWTITYNGDQREIKKADAILKDIFDDTHELDANSIVVKNASYNEKGTLVTGDTVNNYTVNNKKNGFDLQFNDDINSAYVITYKTKPTNKVIEDGKVKNKVTADNDSSKENEASFKQQNIIKSNNKAETNYKDKTTTWTIIVNNNNYPLNNAIITDTFDHGGLQLKDKKLEIKDGNYTLQAGTDYVLDATDKGFKITLIGTYQSNMTKTLVVKYTTDFDYTKLESGKTSFKNTGNLSWIDTDSKPQSNKVEANFDPDTFTKANGYKYGSYNAQTKEITWIIGFNYNNVEIKDPSVIDVIQDKQKLVPGSIEVRDMILNGNPDNAQPGNAVPTEKYELEEPTEKNKNTLKVHFKQSINSPYYIIFKTSLDGELIQGTYKNEADLKDGSKIVNTLTGDTQVNKGGSFVTKKAVQDDNYINWSIAINESQSTIADAVVTDDPTENQVIVEDSFHLYPTTVDPYGNLTKDTVNELKEGTDYKLKITTDNNTGKQHFEIAFLKKIDRAYILEYRSLINADDKEKVSNKAKITGNKLTVKNTETTETIEVRMSSGSGGGSATKGRGNLEIIKVDNDNKNILLAGAEFTLYDRTGKTVIRKITTDKDGIAKFNNLKRDKYLLKETKAPEGYVISWDLKQGKIVELGTQETTTYKLANKKFVGKVVLTKSDDLNKNATLQGAIFTLLDKDKKVIPEHKELTTNNNGQIIIDKLKPGTYYLQETKAPEHYQLDSKLIPFTISIDQTTVVNLTATNSLTKGSALLTKVDNYNKTLAGAEFTVQDRNGKNIPGYEKLTTNEHGQIEAKDLRPGKYQFVETKAPEHYELDKTPILFEIEKSQTTVASVTAKNALIKGGITLTKVDDTDGTTLEGAVFKIVNDKNEDVCTNLKTEKDGTLTVKDLDPGDYQFIETTPPKYYDLNKEPIPFTIEKSQTSIISITAKNSLTTGAVELLKVDEFDKKTPLAGAMFKIVNDKNEDVRTELTTDTNGTVKASDLRPGKYKFIETKAPEHYELRSTPIEFTIEKGQKTPIVITAENGLLPGDVELTKLDDTDGTALIGAVFKIVNNKNEDVRTELVTNQEGKIIATGLRPGNYKFIEMKAPEHYALNKTPIEFTIKESQATAINVTATNSLTKGGIELTKVDSVNAKETLEGAVFKIVNDKGEDVRTELTTDKDGKLVVQDLRPGNYKLIETKAPTYYDVNEEPIEFIIEKSQQKLIPITFKNSLTKGKVKLIKEDDVESAKALAGAVFTLQDATGKEIMKDLITDAHGVLVIPDLAPGDYQFIEVKAPEHYKLDQTPIKFTIKKGSKEDLPIPVTVKNSLLTGGVTLTKIDDVDGTTLEGAEFIIVDAHDTKKVIRKGLTTDKNGKITASDLRPGDYQFVEVKAPKDYTLSKEPIPFTIEKSQKENITVTATNSLKKGAVTLTKIDDIDRTMLEGAIFKIVDMNGKEVHTNLVTDKNGKISVSDLRPGDYQFIETKAPEHYVLEETQIPFTIERSQTKEINVTGKNALKKGSVELTKIDDIDINTKLANAVFNLLDADGELVEEGLKTNDEGKIVVENLRPGTYQFVETIAPEHYVLDKKPIVFTIKKSQTEALHVTATNALTKGAVKLSKVDDVDATVLKDAVFKIVNMNGDVVHKDLVTNEQGLIEINDLRPGDYQFIETKAPKDYVLDETPIKFTIEKGQKKSISLTATNSLKQGSIELLKVDDLNDQTKLADAVFNLLDQNGKVLKTDLKTNSEGKIVVENLRPGTYQFVETTAPEHYDLDKKPIIFTIEKSQKDIATVTMKNSLTKGGVELSKVDDVDGTTLEGAVFKIADMNGTVIRKDLVTNQQGKISVSDLRPGDYQFIETTAPKHYNLNKEPIPFTITQSQAEPVSVTATNSLTKGTVELSKVDDVDGTALKDAIFKITDMNGNDIRTELTTDVHGKISVSDLRPGDYQFVETKAPEHYKLDSTPIKFTIKKSQKEKLQVTTTNSLTEGAVELIKVDDINPDTKLSDAVFNIIDAKGKIVRTDLTTDKDGKITATNLRPGDYQFIEMKAPKHYDLNKTPISFTIEKSQLTHASVTAKNGLTKGGVELTKVDSIDKKEMLEGAVFKITDLNGNDIRTNLVTNKDGKIIAKDLQPGDYQFIETKAPKHYDLNEEPIKFTIERSQTKHVFVTAINSLTKGSVELIKVDDAKQNTTLEGAVFKIVNKDGHDVRTDLTTDKNGRLVVDELPPGDYEFIETKAPEHYDLNKTPIKFTVKKGQEKIASVTATNSLTKGAVELTKVDDIDGTTLEGAIFKIIDMDGKDVRSDLTTDKDGKISVSDLRPGDYQFIETKAPKHYDLNQNPIKFTIEKSQTAKASVTATNSLTKGAVELTKVDDIDGTTLAEAIFKIVDMNGKDVHSDLTTDKDGKISVSDLRPGDYQFIETKAPTGYDLNIKPIPFTITKGQSQITSVTALNSLTTGSIELTKVDIDHHGTLEGAIFNILDQDGKIIREGLKTDQHGKVIVNDLKPGNYQLVETQAPKGYQLDASPINFTIDKAQATPLQITVSNKKIESSSGGDDKPVTPPNKEENKGNETSEKHKNGTSEETSNETDNKQQDDRNTDKHLPNTGHKEDPTQTVGIVLLLAGLLSILAKKRKKNY; this is encoded by the coding sequence ATGAAAAAACTTTTCAATGTATGTTTAATTGTATTCGTACTATTTTCGCAGCTTGCTAGTTTTCCATACAATCAAGTAAAAGCGGAAACGTTAACAGGAGATTCCTTATTTGACACTGTTGAAATGAAAGATGCAACGAATCATATTATTGACGAAGCAAAAAATCCTAACAACTTAATAAAGATAGGATCAACCATTCAAGTAGAATACGCTTGGTCAATAAAGGATCAACAAGTTGCACATGCAAATGATACAGCAGTAGTTCAAATACCACTTGCATTAAAAGTATCTAAAGATTTGCAAGGGGATTTAGTAACAGATCAAAAAAATATTGGTCAATATTTTATAACAGCTAAAGATAATAAATTAAAATTAATATTTAATGATCAAGTAGAAAATTTGAAAGACGCTAAAGGAAAAATTAAAGTTGATACCGTGTTTAACTCAACTTTAAAAACTGGAGAAAAATCAGTTCAAATCGCTTTTCCTTTAGGAACAATCGTTCAACCTATATCAGTTCCTGTTCAGGTAGAAGACTCTAAAGAAGATGGCACCAAACAGGATACTAATAAACAAGTGCAAGATCCAGTAGCTAAACCTGTTACTGACAATCCGGAACAAAACCCAGCAACTAAACCTGTTACCGATAATCCGGAACAGAACCCAGCAACTAAACCTGTTACCGATAATCTGGAACAAAACCCAGCAACTAAACCTGTTACCGATAATCCGGAACAAAACCCAGCAGCTAAAATTGCTACTGGCAATCCAGAACATAAGCTAGCAAGCAGCCCTGTTGAGAATACAAATTCAGGTCCAAAGCAAATAACAACAAACATTTTAACCGGTGTAAAGTTGACGGATAAAGACGGAAAACCATTTACAGAGGATAACCGTCCAAGCACAGATTCCCCTGCCAATATTGAGTTTACATGGGAGCTTTTAAAATCAATGAATGTGAAAAGCGGAGATTACTATATTTTTGATCTTCCTAAACATTTTAAGATTTACAATACAATTAACAGTCCTTTATATGATAGTGAAAACAATCAAATTGGTAATTTTACTGTTACAAAAGACGGAAAAGTCACGATGACATTCAACGATTATGTTGAAGAGCATCCAGATGTTGCTGGTAACCTACAATTAAAGACAGAATTTAATAAAGCTGAAATTAAAGGTACAACAACACAAGAAATTCCTTTCCCAATTAAAGATAAGGATGTTTCTATTACAGTTGACTTTAAGCCTAATGTGCAAACAGCTACGAATAAAAAAGGGGTACCTGATAGACCAATTAATACAAATGAAATTAATTGGAAAGTAGAGATGAACAAAACGAAAGAAACCCTTAAAAATGCTGTTTTTAAAGATAACATCCCACAGGGTACAAGCTTAAATAAAGATTCTATTAAAGTTTATTATTTAGAAGTTGATGTTAATGGAAATGTAATGCGTGGTGCAGAAGCTGAGCCAACAGATTACAATATTATTTCATCAGATGGCTCAAAATTGGAGATTGCTTTTAAAGATTCTATCAATAAAGCATATCAAATCGAATATGCCACAAAAATTACTGATGAAAATATTAAAAGTTTTCGAAATAACGTTACGATAACGAGTGATAATCAAAAGCAACAAAACGCAAGCTCTACTGTAACGGTTTCTCGTGGTACACACTTAAATAAAACAAGTAAATATGATCCAAAGACGCAAACAATTGAGTGGACAATTACTTACAATGGTGATCAAAGAGAGATCAAAAAAGCAGACGCGATTTTAAAAGATATTTTTGACGATACACACGAACTAGATGCAAATTCTATTGTTGTGAAAAACGCTTCATATAATGAAAAGGGAACGCTTGTAACAGGTGACACTGTGAATAATTACACTGTAAATAACAAGAAGAATGGATTCGATTTACAGTTTAACGATGATATTAATAGTGCTTATGTGATTACCTATAAAACCAAGCCAACTAATAAAGTTATAGAAGATGGAAAAGTAAAAAATAAAGTTACAGCTGATAATGATTCAAGTAAAGAAAATGAAGCTAGCTTCAAGCAGCAAAATATTATTAAATCTAATAATAAAGCTGAAACAAATTATAAAGACAAAACAACAACTTGGACAATTATAGTAAATAATAACAACTATCCATTAAACAACGCGATCATTACGGACACCTTTGATCATGGTGGATTACAATTAAAAGATAAAAAACTAGAAATTAAAGATGGAAATTATACCCTTCAAGCTGGGACTGACTATGTTTTAGATGCAACAGATAAAGGCTTCAAAATTACTCTTATAGGTACATATCAGTCTAATATGACAAAGACATTAGTTGTAAAATATACGACAGACTTTGATTATACAAAGCTAGAAAGTGGTAAAACTTCATTTAAAAATACAGGTAACCTATCTTGGATAGATACGGATTCTAAGCCACAATCAAATAAAGTTGAAGCTAATTTCGATCCTGATACTTTCACAAAGGCAAATGGTTATAAGTACGGTTCTTATAACGCCCAAACGAAGGAAATTACTTGGATAATAGGCTTTAACTATAATAATGTTGAGATTAAAGATCCTTCTGTTATAGACGTAATACAAGATAAACAAAAATTAGTTCCTGGATCCATTGAAGTACGCGATATGATTTTAAATGGAAATCCTGATAATGCACAACCTGGTAATGCTGTACCAACTGAGAAATATGAACTTGAAGAACCTACAGAGAAAAATAAAAACACCCTAAAGGTTCATTTCAAACAATCAATTAATTCACCTTACTATATTATCTTTAAAACAAGCCTTGATGGTGAACTTATCCAAGGCACTTACAAAAACGAGGCAGATTTAAAAGATGGCTCTAAAATTGTTAACACCCTTACAGGTGACACTCAAGTAAATAAAGGTGGCAGCTTCGTTACTAAAAAAGCTGTGCAAGACGACAACTATATTAATTGGAGTATCGCAATTAACGAAAGCCAATCAACCATTGCAGATGCGGTTGTAACAGATGACCCAACCGAAAATCAGGTAATTGTGGAAGATTCATTCCACTTATATCCTACAACTGTTGATCCATATGGAAATTTAACAAAAGATACAGTAAACGAATTAAAAGAAGGAACAGACTATAAACTCAAAATAACAACAGACAATAATACCGGAAAGCAACATTTCGAAATTGCCTTCTTGAAAAAAATTGATCGAGCTTATATTTTAGAATATCGCTCACTTATTAATGCAGACGATAAAGAAAAAGTAAGTAATAAAGCGAAAATCACAGGCAACAAGTTGACAGTTAAAAACACAGAAACTACTGAAACAATTGAAGTGAGAATGTCTTCTGGTTCAGGCGGAGGATCTGCTACCAAAGGTCGTGGAAACCTTGAAATTATAAAGGTAGATAACGACAATAAGAACATACTATTAGCTGGGGCAGAATTTACTTTATACGATCGTACAGGTAAAACTGTTATCCGTAAAATTACAACAGACAAAGACGGTATCGCTAAATTTAATAATTTAAAACGCGATAAATATTTATTAAAAGAAACAAAGGCTCCTGAAGGCTATGTAATTAGCTGGGATTTAAAACAAGGGAAAATTGTTGAACTTGGTACACAAGAGACTACAACATATAAACTTGCAAATAAGAAATTTGTCGGGAAAGTAGTTTTAACAAAATCTGATGACCTGAACAAAAATGCAACACTACAAGGCGCTATTTTCACACTACTGGATAAAGATAAAAAAGTAATTCCAGAACACAAAGAATTAACAACAAATAATAACGGACAAATTATTATAGATAAACTAAAACCAGGAACTTACTACTTACAAGAAACGAAGGCTCCTGAGCATTATCAATTAGATAGCAAACTTATTCCGTTTACTATCTCTATAGATCAAACAACAGTAGTAAATCTAACTGCGACAAATAGTTTAACTAAAGGATCTGCTCTTTTAACAAAAGTGGATAATTATAATAAAACTTTAGCAGGGGCAGAGTTTACTGTTCAAGATCGCAACGGAAAAAATATTCCTGGATATGAGAAATTAACAACAAATGAACATGGACAAATAGAAGCAAAAGATTTACGTCCGGGTAAATACCAATTTGTCGAAACAAAAGCTCCTGAGCATTATGAATTAGACAAAACGCCTATTCTATTTGAAATAGAAAAAAGCCAAACTACAGTCGCTTCTGTTACAGCAAAAAACGCTTTAATTAAAGGTGGCATTACGTTAACAAAAGTGGATGATACTGATGGCACTACCCTTGAAGGTGCGGTATTCAAAATTGTTAACGACAAAAATGAAGATGTCTGTACAAACTTAAAAACAGAAAAAGATGGAACTTTGACCGTTAAAGATTTAGATCCTGGTGATTATCAATTTATTGAGACAACACCACCTAAATACTATGACTTAAATAAAGAACCAATTCCGTTTACAATCGAGAAAAGTCAAACAAGCATTATCTCAATTACTGCAAAAAACAGTTTAACTACAGGTGCTGTTGAGCTATTAAAAGTCGACGAATTTGATAAAAAGACTCCTCTTGCTGGAGCTATGTTCAAAATCGTGAATGATAAGAACGAAGACGTTCGTACAGAATTAACTACCGATACAAACGGAACTGTTAAAGCTTCTGACTTACGTCCAGGCAAATACAAATTTATTGAAACAAAAGCTCCTGAACATTATGAACTGCGATCAACACCAATTGAATTTACAATTGAGAAAGGTCAAAAAACACCGATTGTTATTACAGCTGAAAATGGTCTACTACCAGGCGATGTTGAACTAACAAAACTCGATGATACTGATGGCACTGCACTTATAGGTGCCGTATTCAAAATCGTTAATAATAAAAATGAAGATGTCCGTACAGAATTAGTTACGAATCAGGAAGGTAAAATTATTGCTACTGGTTTACGTCCAGGTAACTATAAATTTATCGAAATGAAAGCTCCTGAGCATTATGCCTTAAATAAAACACCGATTGAATTTACAATTAAGGAGAGCCAAGCGACTGCTATTAACGTTACAGCTACTAACAGCTTAACAAAAGGTGGTATTGAATTAACAAAAGTTGATTCTGTAAATGCTAAGGAAACCCTTGAAGGTGCAGTATTTAAAATTGTTAATGACAAAGGTGAGGATGTTCGTACGGAACTTACTACTGATAAAGACGGTAAATTAGTAGTACAAGACTTACGTCCTGGTAACTATAAGCTTATCGAAACAAAGGCTCCAACTTATTACGATGTAAATGAAGAACCAATTGAATTTATAATTGAAAAGAGTCAACAAAAACTCATCCCTATTACTTTCAAAAATAGTTTGACGAAAGGAAAGGTCAAATTAATTAAAGAAGATGACGTGGAGAGCGCGAAAGCTCTTGCTGGCGCTGTATTCACATTACAAGACGCAACTGGCAAAGAAATTATGAAAGATTTAATAACAGATGCACACGGAGTATTAGTCATCCCTGATTTAGCACCAGGCGATTATCAATTTATTGAAGTGAAAGCTCCTGAACATTATAAATTAGATCAAACACCTATTAAGTTCACAATTAAAAAAGGTAGTAAGGAAGATCTTCCTATCCCTGTTACTGTAAAAAACAGTTTACTTACAGGTGGCGTCACTTTAACAAAAATTGATGATGTTGATGGCACTACTCTTGAAGGTGCAGAATTTATAATCGTTGACGCTCATGATACTAAAAAGGTAATTCGCAAAGGTTTAACGACTGATAAAAACGGTAAAATTACTGCTTCTGATTTACGTCCTGGAGACTATCAATTTGTTGAAGTAAAAGCTCCAAAAGACTATACCTTAAGCAAAGAGCCTATTCCGTTCACTATCGAAAAAAGTCAAAAAGAGAATATTACTGTTACTGCTACTAACAGTTTAAAGAAAGGTGCAGTAACATTAACAAAAATCGATGACATCGATCGTACGATGCTCGAAGGTGCAATCTTTAAGATTGTTGATATGAACGGTAAGGAAGTTCATACGAATCTTGTTACAGATAAAAACGGAAAAATTTCTGTTTCTGATTTACGCCCTGGAGACTATCAGTTCATTGAAACAAAAGCTCCTGAGCACTATGTATTAGAAGAAACACAAATTCCGTTTACAATTGAAAGAAGTCAAACGAAAGAGATCAATGTTACAGGTAAAAATGCTTTGAAAAAAGGTAGCGTTGAACTAACAAAGATTGACGATATTGATATAAATACAAAACTTGCTAACGCCGTATTTAATTTATTAGATGCAGACGGAGAGCTAGTTGAAGAAGGCTTAAAAACAAATGATGAAGGTAAAATTGTTGTTGAAAATCTACGTCCTGGTACGTATCAATTCGTTGAAACAATTGCTCCTGAACATTACGTTTTAGATAAAAAACCTATCGTATTTACAATTAAAAAGAGCCAAACTGAAGCTCTTCATGTCACTGCTACAAATGCTTTAACAAAGGGTGCTGTTAAACTTTCTAAAGTAGATGATGTTGATGCCACTGTTCTTAAAGATGCAGTATTTAAAATTGTTAATATGAACGGTGATGTAGTTCATAAAGACCTTGTTACAAATGAACAAGGACTAATCGAAATTAACGACCTACGTCCTGGTGATTACCAATTCATCGAAACGAAAGCTCCTAAGGATTATGTTTTAGATGAAACACCAATCAAATTCACTATTGAAAAAGGACAGAAGAAATCTATTTCTTTAACTGCTACAAATAGCTTAAAACAAGGTAGTATCGAATTACTTAAAGTTGATGATTTAAACGATCAAACAAAACTTGCCGATGCGGTATTTAATTTACTAGATCAAAATGGCAAGGTACTTAAAACAGATTTAAAAACAAACAGTGAAGGTAAAATCGTTGTCGAAAACTTACGTCCTGGTACGTATCAATTCGTTGAAACAACGGCTCCTGAACACTATGATTTAGACAAAAAACCAATTATATTTACAATTGAAAAAAGCCAAAAAGATATCGCTACCGTTACTATGAAAAATAGTTTAACAAAAGGCGGCGTGGAACTTTCTAAAGTAGATGACGTTGATGGCACTACTCTTGAAGGCGCAGTATTTAAAATTGCAGATATGAATGGTACTGTAATTCGCAAAGATCTTGTTACGAATCAACAAGGTAAAATTAGCGTTTCTGACCTACGTCCTGGTGATTATCAATTCATCGAGACAACGGCTCCGAAACACTACAATTTAAACAAAGAGCCAATTCCATTCACAATCACACAGAGCCAAGCTGAGCCTGTCTCTGTTACAGCTACAAATAGCTTAACGAAAGGCACTGTGGAGCTTTCTAAAGTGGATGATGTTGATGGTACCGCTCTTAAAGATGCGATATTTAAAATTACTGATATGAATGGTAATGACATTCGCACTGAGCTTACAACAGATGTACATGGAAAAATTTCTGTTTCTGATTTACGTCCTGGGGACTATCAGTTTGTTGAAACGAAAGCTCCTGAACACTATAAATTAGATAGTACACCTATTAAGTTTACAATTAAGAAAAGCCAAAAAGAAAAGCTCCAAGTTACTACTACAAATAGCTTAACTGAGGGTGCTGTAGAATTAATAAAAGTGGATGATATAAATCCAGATACAAAACTTTCTGATGCAGTGTTTAACATCATCGATGCGAAAGGTAAAATTGTTCGCACTGATTTAACTACTGATAAAGATGGTAAGATTACTGCTACGAACTTACGCCCAGGAGACTATCAATTCATTGAAATGAAAGCTCCTAAGCATTACGATTTAAATAAAACACCTATTAGCTTCACTATCGAAAAAAGTCAACTAACTCACGCTTCTGTTACTGCTAAGAATGGCCTAACAAAAGGTGGCGTGGAATTAACGAAAGTTGACTCTATAGATAAGAAAGAAATGCTAGAAGGTGCGGTATTTAAAATTACTGATCTGAACGGTAACGACATTCGTACGAATTTAGTTACCAATAAAGATGGAAAAATCATCGCTAAAGACTTACAACCAGGAGACTATCAATTTATTGAAACAAAAGCTCCTAAACATTACGACTTAAATGAAGAACCAATTAAGTTCACAATCGAAAGAAGTCAAACAAAGCATGTCTTCGTTACAGCTATTAATAGCTTAACGAAAGGTAGTGTTGAGTTAATTAAAGTTGATGATGCCAAGCAAAACACAACACTTGAAGGTGCAGTATTTAAAATTGTTAATAAGGATGGACACGATGTTCGTACCGATTTAACTACTGATAAAAACGGCCGTTTAGTTGTGGATGAATTACCGCCAGGAGACTATGAGTTTATCGAAACAAAAGCTCCTGAACACTATGACTTAAACAAAACACCTATTAAGTTCACAGTTAAAAAAGGCCAAGAAAAAATCGCCTCTGTTACTGCTACGAATAGCTTAACTAAAGGCGCAGTTGAATTAACTAAAGTTGATGACATCGATGGTACTACTCTTGAAGGAGCAATCTTTAAAATTATAGATATGGACGGCAAGGATGTTCGTTCTGATTTAACTACTGATAAAGATGGGAAGATTTCTGTTTCTGATTTACGTCCGGGAGATTATCAGTTCATTGAAACGAAAGCTCCTAAGCATTATGACTTAAATCAAAATCCTATCAAGTTTACTATTGAAAAGAGTCAAACTGCTAAAGCTTCTGTTACTGCTACTAACAGCTTAACTAAAGGCGCAGTTGAATTAACTAAAGTTGATGACATCGATGGTACTACTCTTGCAGAGGCTATCTTTAAAATTGTAGATATGAACGGTAAGGATGTTCATTCTGATTTAACTACTGATAAAGATGGTAAGATTTCTGTTTCTGATTTACGTCCAGGAGATTATCAGTTCATTGAAACGAAAGCTCCAACTGGCTATGATTTAAACATTAAACCAATTCCTTTCACAATTACGAAAGGACAATCTCAGATTACCTCTGTTACAGCTTTAAATAGTTTAACAACAGGTTCAATTGAGTTAACTAAAGTTGATATTGATCACCATGGAACACTTGAAGGTGCCATTTTCAATATTTTAGACCAAGATGGAAAAATCATCCGAGAAGGTTTAAAAACAGACCAACACGGAAAAGTAATCGTAAATGATTTGAAACCTGGTAATTATCAATTAGTAGAAACACAGGCTCCTAAAGGCTATCAATTAGATGCATCACCAATAAACTTTACAATTGATAAAGCCCAAGCTACACCACTACAAATTACAGTTTCAAATAAAAAGATTGAATCTTCGTCAGGTGGAGATGACAAGCCAGTTACTCCTCCAAATAAAGAAGAAAACAAAGGCAATGAAACATCTGAGAAACACAAAAACGGAACTTCCGAAGAAACATCAAATGAAACAGATAACAAACAGCAAGATGATCGAAATACGGATAAGCACCTTCCAAATACAGGTCATAAAGAAGATCCTACACAAACAGTAGGTATCGTTCTTCTACTAGCTGGATTATTAAGTATTTTAGCTAAAAAACGCAAAAAAAATTATTAA
- a CDS encoding M28 family metallopeptidase has translation MSKSLKQKIVSSLLAISLAVSLAPIGQAKADSTSEVPQTPSITKQIDPNRAIEHVRFLSETIGPRPGGTKSEEWASRYIGMQLKSMGYDVEYQPFQVPDQYVGFIESPLSTKRNWQAGAAPNALISTEAITAPLIFVQGGTKLEDIPNEVNGKIVLFERGTTVTDYNKQVENAVSKGAKGVLLYSLIGGRGNYGQTFNPRLTKKQSIPVFGLAYAQGNAFKEEIAKKETTILSLKARHESKLTSLNVIAKKKPKKSTGNEKAVVVSSHYDSVVGAPGANDNASGTGLVLELARAFQNVETDKEIRFITFGSEETGLLGSDYYVNSLSQKERDRILGVFNADMVATNYDKAKNLYAMTPDGSTNFVTDAALQAGKQLNNDLVLQGKFGSSDHVPFAEAGIPAALFIWMGVDSWNPLIYHIEKVYHTPQDNVLENISPERMKMALDVIGTGVYNSLQKPITQTEQKAA, from the coding sequence ATGAGCAAATCATTGAAACAAAAAATAGTAAGCTCTTTGCTTGCTATATCACTTGCTGTTAGCTTAGCTCCAATTGGGCAAGCAAAAGCGGATTCCACTTCAGAAGTTCCACAAACTCCATCTATTACAAAACAAATTGATCCAAACCGCGCCATTGAACATGTTCGTTTCTTATCTGAAACAATTGGGCCTCGACCCGGTGGAACAAAATCCGAAGAATGGGCTTCTCGTTACATTGGTATGCAGCTTAAATCAATGGGTTATGACGTAGAATATCAGCCATTTCAGGTGCCCGATCAATACGTTGGATTCATTGAATCACCACTATCAACAAAACGTAATTGGCAAGCTGGTGCTGCTCCTAATGCACTAATATCTACAGAAGCTATTACAGCTCCCCTTATCTTTGTTCAAGGTGGGACAAAATTAGAAGATATTCCAAATGAAGTAAACGGTAAAATTGTTTTATTTGAAAGAGGAACGACAGTTACAGATTATAATAAACAAGTTGAAAATGCTGTTAGCAAAGGTGCAAAAGGTGTTCTTTTATACAGTTTAATTGGCGGACGCGGAAATTATGGACAAACCTTCAATCCCCGCCTAACGAAAAAGCAATCTATCCCTGTCTTTGGTCTTGCTTATGCGCAAGGAAATGCATTTAAAGAAGAAATCGCTAAAAAAGAGACAACAATTCTTTCCCTAAAAGCGAGACATGAATCTAAATTAACATCTCTAAATGTTATCGCAAAAAAGAAACCAAAAAAGAGTACAGGTAATGAAAAAGCAGTCGTTGTAAGCTCGCACTATGATAGTGTTGTTGGAGCACCTGGCGCAAATGATAATGCTTCTGGAACTGGATTAGTATTAGAACTAGCTCGTGCTTTTCAAAATGTAGAAACTGATAAAGAAATTCGCTTTATTACCTTTGGTTCTGAAGAAACTGGATTACTTGGTTCGGATTATTACGTTAATAGTCTATCCCAAAAAGAACGTGACCGTATTTTAGGCGTCTTTAATGCTGATATGGTTGCAACAAATTATGATAAAGCAAAGAATTTATACGCTATGACACCTGATGGCTCTACAAACTTTGTAACAGATGCTGCCTTGCAAGCAGGTAAACAATTAAATAATGACCTCGTTCTTCAAGGGAAATTTGGCTCCAGTGATCACGTACCGTTTGCTGAAGCTGGTATTCCTGCTGCTCTATTTATTTGGATGGGTGTCGATAGTTGGAATCCATTAATCTATCATATCGAGAAGGTATACCATACACCCCAAGATAACGTATTAGAAAACATTTCACCTGAACGAATGAAAATGGCATTAGACGTTATCGGAACAGGAGTTTATAACTCGCTTCAAAAACCTATTACTCAAACTGAGCAGAAAGCTGCTTAA